The following coding sequences lie in one Arachis stenosperma cultivar V10309 chromosome 5, arast.V10309.gnm1.PFL2, whole genome shotgun sequence genomic window:
- the LOC130982984 gene encoding uncharacterized protein LOC130982984 → MYHPTRGGVRGGRDQFSWEDVKADKHRENYLGHSIKAPVGRWQKGKDLYWYTRDKKSQEAEMEAAKEEIKRIKEEEEQAMREALGLAPKHANRSQGIRLDKHEFSELVKRGSTAEDLGEGHAEAARVQGLGFARAPRPWEELGSSKLGVSDSTPAKVENIPLPNQSATKTEEDSDESRKKRRREERMEEKYEKLEKHDSREDRKHEKHKKRERHRESDDRKRHKKDKERRRYDSDSD, encoded by the exons ATGTACCATCCAACGAGAGGTGGTGTTCGAGGCGGGCGAGATC AATTTTCTTGGGAGGATGTAAAGGCTGATAAACATCGTGAGAACTATCTTGGTCACAGTATCAAGGCCCCTGTAGGAAGATGGCAGAAAG GGAAAGATCTTTACTGGTATACCAGGGATAAAAAGTCCCAGGAAGCAGAAATGGAGGCTGCGAAAGAAGAGATAAAAAGGattaaagaagaggaagagcagGCAATGAGGGAAGCTCTTGGCTTAGCTCCTAAGCATGCTAACCGTTCTCAAGGTATCCGTCTTGATAAACATGAGTTTTCAGAACTGGTAAAGAGAGGGTCCACAGCAGAAGATCTTGGTGAAGGCCATGCTGAAGCAGCTAGGGTTCAAGGTCTTGGATTTGCAAG AGCACCCCGCCCTTGGGAAGAGCTGGGTTCTTCAAAGCTTGGTGTGAGTGACAGTACACCAGCCAAGGTGGAAAATATACCTTTgccaaatcaatcagcaactaAGACTGAAGAGGATTCAGATGAGAGTAGAAAAAAGAGAAGACGTGAGGAAAGGATGgaagaaaagtatgaaaaactTGAGAAGCATGATTCTCGTGAGGATAGGAAGCACGAGAAACACAAAAAGCGCGAGAGGCATCGTGAATCAGATGACAGGAAGAGACACAAGAAAGACAAGGAGAGGAGAAGATATGATTCCGATTCAGATTGA